One genomic segment of Besnoitia besnoiti strain Bb-Ger1 chromosome VII, whole genome shotgun sequence includes these proteins:
- a CDS encoding hypothetical protein (encoded by transcript BESB_078040), with the protein MVRWPLSQAAIGSRQSASACEKPPLFCTRVGVARASRFCSKSSDVEGHQGGPAPGGCSARAAPSPTHIFAASSSRGFSSLPLLDAAVDASTSASSSGLTSDSLSRFLTQCVNQLLPGAASSAALSLSRFALPALSQTETGVFLSFATRCRGGDDLARSSVSMAISAVGPSVCLGGQEARVHARGERRAEDESGAQELCEKLFSSQIFRVGEDATSCRPAVRLWRAVPGRCALKGSGVAAPTTGDVPDGAGEGTRFLKQSPVFEEASHLVGRQKNMQETGRWAAGAAAEPVRVFSVETLKDLIGKWWIQLWKGNRWKGPQRNKWKWYHRHGYWATRKKLIDFTKYRRYGYHERRGLGKPRMQFWENPSHHKRLKKAIRFW; encoded by the exons ATGGTGCGGTGGCCGCTTAGCCAGGCTGCCATCGGCAGCAGGCAATCTGCTTCCGCGTGTGAAAAGCCGCCGCTCTTCTGCACGCGCGTCGGAGTTGCACGTGCCTCTCGTTTCTGCTCGAAAAGCTCCGACGTAGAGGGACATCAGGGGGGCCCAGCCCCTG GTggatgcagcgcgcgcgccgcgccgtcacCAACTCACATTTTCGCTGCGTCATCTTCCCgcggcttctcctctctACCCCTGCTTGACGCTGCTGTCGATGCCTCAacgtccgcgtcgtcttccgggCTAACTTCGgactctctgtctcgcttccTCACCCAGTGCGTAAACCAGCTGCTTCCAGGAGCCGCGAgctctgcggctctctctctctcccgcttTGCCCTGCCTGCTCTGTCGCAGACAGAAACGGGGGTGTTCCTCTCTTTTGCAACTCGCTGTCGCGGAGGCGATGACCTAGCGCGATCCAGCGTCTCTATGGCCATCAGTGCCGTCGGGCCCAGCGTGTGCCTGGGAgggcaggaggcgcgagttcatgcgcgaggcgagaggcgggcggaAGACGAGTCTGGCGCACAAGAGCTCTGTGAGAAGCTTTTCTCGTCTCAGATCTTCCGCGTGGGGGAAGATGCGACGTCCTGCCGACCCGCGGTCAGGTTGTGGAGAGCAGTTCCTGGTAGATGTGCACTCaaaggcagcggcgtcgctgcaCCGACGACGGGAGATGTGCCGGATggagcaggcgaaggcacACGCTTTCTCAAACAAAGCCCTGTTTTCGAGGAGGCGAGTCACTTAGTCGGGCGTCAGAAAAACATGCAGGAAACTGGTCGTTGGGCGGCTGGGGCAGCCGCAGAACccgtccgcgtcttcagcgTCGAGACGCTCAAGGACCTGATCGGAAAGTGGTGGATTCAACTGTGGAAGGGCAACAGGTGGAAAG GTCCCCAGAGGAACAAGTGGAAGTGGTACCATCGACACGGGTACTGGGCCACTCGGAAGAAGTTGATTGATTTTACCAAGTACCGACGATACGG GTACCACGAACGGCGGGGTCTGGGCAAGCCGCGTATGCAATTCTGGGAAAATCCTTCGCACCACAAACGACTAAAGAAGGCGATTCGCTTTTGGTGA
- a CDS encoding undecaprenyl diphosphate synthase (encoded by transcript BESB_078030): MDSTIPRWQRWLLRAVKYAGGLRRTPRHVAFIMDGNRRFARRNQESTAIEGHRAGARTLSLMCEACLELGIQFVTVYAFALGNFHRDREEVVGLLHLAEDKFSSKGWIDGFFKRLGIRVRFVGDFSYLPPSLTRALANAAQETSTACADPEGLGCRLVVTVCIAYGSRREIARAVAGGGAESQEALVDLAVTSPTEVISPQALSFSTRRRRKRSIRHSDPSAATSQTPTRHAADEQRNELDEWFSCGPCCDAVLHAHLSPSGAGATWHSTTPYRKRGSQLWTALQAEDVPPPDLLLRTSGERRLSDFLLYETSETTAFYFLNVLWPDLSCMHLLVTVVHFQLQRILQEFCGWIAGCWLLGGKRHLALLS; encoded by the exons ATGGACTCGACCATCCCCAG GTGGCAACGATGGCTCCTTCGGGCGGTGAAGTACGCGGGTGGCCTGCGCCGAACCCCGCGGCACGTGGCTTTCATCATGGATGGTAACCGGCGGTTTGCGCGTCGAAACCAGGAGTCCACCGCAATTGAAGGGCACCGCGCCGGGGCGCGGACGCTCTCGCTG ATGTGCGAGGCTTGCTTGGAGCTAGGGATTCAGTTCGTGACGGTGTATGCCTTCGCGCTGGGCAATTTCCACCGCGACCGTGAGGAAGTCGTTGGCCTCCTGCATTTGGCGGAAGACAAGTTTTCGAGCAAAGGTTGGATCGA CGGGTTCTTCAAGCGCCTGGGTATTCGCGTACGCTTCGTTGGAGATTTCTCATATCTGCCGCCTTCCTTGACGCGAGCGCTCGCGAACGCTGCACAGGAGACATCCACTGCGTGCGCAGACCCTGAAGGCCTGGGCTGTCGCCTAGTGGTTACCGTGTGCATCGCCTACGGATCCAGACGGGAAATTGCGCGCGCGGTTGCCGGGGGAGGCGCAGAGTCGCAAGAAGCGCTCGTGGATCTGGCCGTCACATCACCCACGGAGGTGATATCACCGCAGGCGCTTTCTTTCAGtacgaggcgacggcgtaAGAGAAGCATCAGGCATAGTGATCCCTCCGCTGCGACCT CTCAGACGCCGACTCGTCATGCAGCTGACGAGCAGCGGAACGAGCTGGACGAGTGGTTCTCTTGCGGTCCGTGCTGTGACGCAGTCTTGCACGCGCACCTGTCCCCCAGTGGAGCAGGCGCTACATGGCATTCCACTACGCCTTATAG GAAACGAGGGTCGCAACTTTGGACAGCTCTTCAAGCTGAGGATGTCCCCCCGCCAGATTTACTTCTCCGCACATctggagagaggcggctCTCCGACTTCCTTTTGTACGAG ACTTCTGAAACAACGGCGTTCTATTTTCTTAACGTTCTCTGGCCAGACCTTTCCTGCATGCATTTACTTGTGACGGTGGTTCATTTTCAACTGCAGAGGATCCTTCAGGAGTTTTGTGGATGGATAGCGGGCTGCTGGCTTTTAGGAGGAAAGCGCCACCTGGCCCTGCTTTCCTAA
- a CDS encoding hypothetical protein (encoded by transcript BESB_078050): MADVDDPEPRMARKRRKGKPTEANTRPTSRDSPLSSPFRHSQSQRISTSRSRAASSSPSVVSVASSPSCLSATSSASSVVSSPAFSSSASSPSSPRSVCSVAETSRSASQSPHTSRSPSRASSPSPPSSPASDFACSRDDGQRQPRRRPHPSPPSSTSARRAPSTLQDDTAVSIRSSSSAAPASRLSVAAAAPAVVQALLEERQKPRFEASSASSGSLADEIEQLLAFAPHALDAFQLAGASAALRGESAFVVAHTSAGKSLVASLAAFVDLRRTSSPAAERPFAPSLPPSPRTPALEPSVLFLSPLKALSNQKHRELERLFGASTAVGLLTGDERKNLHANPEILVATAEIIRNEILKAGSDVTLLRRLRLVVMDEFHFFADAKRGTVWEELLLLLREQALRGRQKASRCDGSAGPCASSLPPPLHFIFLSASLEQPTDFASWFTLTFGQPLHLIGTKQRPVPLEFFGLFASSSLSSGDSPPALHRLLMAKRRSEASVRPAGWNENRAAGGAAGEGSRDQPQELSVAGGAAQDFQFDRSAYMRAAETASRTGEMGVGRKGEKRLTFPQVPDHAVVQALRVCIQRRLLPALVFCFSRKHCLSLAEQLASSVGAETPLLERHQLACMYAAADAGVSCWRQRPPAEATKSLLSLLEDEVEEEGGLSGEEELRRREEEDAQRQLEVLKPLFLRGIGVHNAGLLPPVKELVEKAFELGLLRVTVCTETFSAGLNLPARSVIFASLFKPVDPHVELGGGNGLRRPPRAVRAPPLSLSSASASADVLPSDEGAQVLVADALFCRGGCAEDASPVWMRRLSPAEVAWTEERSGGGARGAQRSSGVLAWRLLSRTEFEQMAGRAGRRGIDDKGTVILLLPSPAPPPEALETLFASPALSSSSSSFLSLSAALSLRSRLRISFQTLLLLQESVRGPRGDEQVEGEEKEEKEGASRTSAPRPEQEDGERHEDKLERELERLQRQEEVVSCGETLDELLLNSFYFFSVTMHLPCVLREIEAQRRALRLLAISASERRELLDSEGESFEESGEARDPEEDSEGERRHSRPDTRKGKKTGRRTNRGDEEGMGFPAVSASRASSFSRSRVKHWSRQAARCMRLVEKQKKYRGRLDRHLRSAFSDTFRPLLQPGAVVLLVQTSDAVAAPMPWEKKRKREGLEATAPDKANGDRLPPFCRTGEEDEETEEDALGVLHDSRAFFALRSQTELSTGGAVGSPGRRESGEAPEHLFPFFSKKNEQKTCWGWGLVLGASEVKNLPGDSADGGRKKTAAREVFVDCLVACTFVRARASPSSKFACVPLPFQSSLSSSGGSPFSSSMPPCGFEAREAEDAEACDENATKREGSAQTRFAEFLPGDRRQAEEDEIARSRAWAVEAAEQATKAWAERVRGTQVTRRKKLHESEEGGREEREGSESEEAKVHIAVLSFGASCVKAVSQIHIDFQNGPDLDLRREDERLSLFVSMAEALRTAAPAAFPPPSSSSAAPSPSRPGARIQQKERYQVHFGGRRKEKKGGVTDKKAAEEKAKPTCACGVPALHGGTDLCVPLVPLLDLRNADARLEVLHERLRAVNEKLQETLRVAICGEQASRGALERFCRFVVLRAVVLPRLERLAARAPTALFRRVEKLQHALFLLGFLELVQEETPREVASPSADRYFPVPLASSSADSSAASPPRSLRTTRKGTLAGRLFYFEERALVFAEILDCMRQRLSTRLRHAPGKGLSSAAPSWSCCSSGSSSASPSLSVVSSPASSSFVSASASSSSAVSKVIKSAPSAGRAASGREGRRGRSEPVAPDTPPDDLGNCLSLSPGSGVPTEEEALRLLWEPEEKMTAVLVSFLPAGIDALTVLAAAAGLCGDGRGGATAFEREREEREEEQRKRGGELRERGDSADSLRVGKHVKLQEFQIEEEHDLGLATRIIQTASAPISAAWKTVGVHGEVVARMTYVDRQAMRDVYRWVKSADASLENEGGYEAPERVSFTLRRLASALRETDKALLAAYGRDDLPTLLLRRFVKVLLLLLGRRRL; this comes from the exons ATGGCGGACGTCGATGATCCAGAGCCGAGGATGgcgagaaaacgaaggaAGGGGAAGCCAACGGAGGCGAACACCCGCCCTACGAGCCGCGACTCTCCATTGTCCTCCCCTTTCAGGCACAGTCAATCTCAGCGCATATCGACGAGCCGATCCAGAgcagcctcctcgtctccttcagttgtctccgtcgcctcttctccgtcctGTCTTTCCGCCACTTCGTCTGCATCTTCCGTTGTGTCATCGcctgccttctcttcttctgcttcgtcgccgtcttcgcctaGGTCAGTTTGTTCGGTAGCTGAGACctcgcgctcggcctcgcAGTCTCCTCACACCTCTAGGTCaccctctcgcgcttcgtcgccttctcctccgtcGAGTCCAGCTTCAGAtttcgcctgcagcagagacgacgggcagcgacagcctcggcggcgaccgcatccttcgccgccgtcttctacatccgcgcgccgagcgccgtcGACGCTGCAGGACGATACTGCGGTCTCCATtcgctcctcgtcttctgcagctccgGCCTCacgcctctctgtcgccgcggcggcgcccgcggtg gtgcaggcgctgctggaggagcgCCAAAAGCCGCGGTTTgaggcgtcttccgcctcgtctggCTCTCTGGCGGACGAGATTGAAcagctcctcgccttcgcaccTCACGCGCTGGACGCGTTTCAGCTGGCgggagcgagcgcggctcTGAGAGGGGAGTCTGCCTTCGTGGTCGCGCATACCTCTGCCGGCAAGAGCCTTGTAGCGAGCCTGGCAGCCTTCGTGGATCTTCGCCGCACAtcgtcgcccgctgcggagCGCCCGTTtgctccttctctgcctccgtcgcctcgcacgccTGCGCTGGAGCCTTCAGTGCTgtttctgtctccgctgaAGGCGCTCAGTAACCAGAAGCACCGCGAGCTCGAGCGCCTCTTCGGGGCCTCCACGGCGGTCGGCCTCTTGACAGGCGACGAAAGGAAAAACCTGCACGCAAATCCCGAGATCCTCgtcgcgacggcggaaaTCATCCGGAACGAGATCCTGAAGGCTGG CTCAGACGTGACACTGctgcgcaggctgcggctAGTGGTGATGGACGAATTCCACTTTTTCGCCGATGCGAAGCGCGGCACAGTATGGGAGGaactgcttcttcttctgcgagaGCAAGCCCTGAGAGGGCGGCAGAAGGCGTCGCGCTGCGACGGCTCTGCAGGCCCCTGCGCGTCgtcccttccgccgccgcttcacttcatctttctctctgcttctctcgaaCAGCCGACGGACTTCGCGAGCTGGTTCACTCTGACGTTCGGGCAG cctctccaTTTGATTGGCACGAAGCAGAGACCGGTGCCGCTCGAGTTCttcggcctcttcgcttcctcgtctctctcgtcgggCGACagcccgcctgcgctgcaTCGCCTTCTCATGGCGAAGAGACGCTCCGAGGCGTCGGTGAGACCCGCAGGATGGAACGAAAACCGTGCGGCAGggggagctgcaggcgagggTAGCAGGGATCAGCCGCAAGAGCTGTCTGTCGCAGGTGGCGCAGCGCAGGACTTTCAGTTTGACCGATCCGCTTAtatgcgcgcggcggagacagcgagcagGACCGGCGAGATGGGCGTAGGGCggaagggagagaagcgacTCACGTTTCCGCAGGTCCCCGACCACGCTGTCGTTCAGGCGCTGCGTGTATGCATTCAACG gcgtctcctccctgcGCTGGTATTTTGCTTCTCTCGGAAGCactgtctctccctcgccgagCAACTTGCATCCAGCGTGGGCGCTGAGACGCCGTTGCTGGAGCGCCACCAGCTGGCGTGCATGTACGCCGCGGCTGACGCAGGTGTCTCGTGttggcggcagcgcccgccggccGAGGCGACGAAATCCCTCCTTTCGCTTCTTGAAGACGAagtggaggaggaaggaggccTCAGCGGGgaagaggagctgcgccggagagaagaggaagatgcGCAACGGCAACTCGAGGTTCTGAAGCCGCTTTTTCTCCGAGGAATCGGAGTTCACAACGCCGGCCTGCTTCCCCCAGTCAAGGAGTTGGTCGAGAAGGCGTTTGAG ctcggTCTGCTGCGAGTCACGGTCTGCACGGAGACGTTCTCGGCGGGGCTGAACCTGCCGGCGAGGAGCGTGATTTTCGCTTCCCTGTTCAAGCCTGTCGACCCTCACGTggagctcggcggcggcaacggcctccgtcgccccccccgcgcagttcgggcgccgccgctttcgctgtcctccgcgtcggcgtctgcggacgTTCTGCcgagcgacgagggcgcgcaggtTCTCGTGGCGGACGCGCTCTTCTGCAGGGGGGgctgcgcggaggacgcctcgCCCGTCTGGATGCGGAGACTGTCTCCCGCCGAGGTCGCGTGGACCGAGGAGCGGAGCGGGGGCGGGGCCCGCGGAGCCCAACGATCCAGCGGGGTGCTCGCCTGGAGGCTGCTCTCTCGGACGGAGTTTGAGCAGATGGCTGGCAGGgcaggacgcagaggcatcGACGACAAAG GCACCGTCATCCTTCtgctgccctcgccggcgccgccccctgaggcgctggagacgctcttcgcgtctcccgccctttcttcctcttcgtcgtctttcctctctttgtCAGCCGCTTTGTCGTTGCGGAGCCGGTTGCGCATTTCGTTTCAAACCCtcttgctgctgcaggagtCGGTCAGAGGGcctcgcggagacgagcAGGTCGAAGGtgaagaaaaggaggaaaaagaggGGGCGAGCCGCACGTCGGCCCCGAGGCCAGAGCaggaagacggagagagacacgaagACAAACTCGAAAGAGAGCtggagaggctgcagaggcaggaaGAGGTCGTCTCTTGCGGCGAGACCCTAGATGAACTGCTTCTTAACTCCTTCTACTTCTTTTCAGTCACCAT GCACCTCCCTTGCGTGCTGCGCGAGATCGAAGCCCAGCGACGCGCACTGCGTCTCCTTGCCATCTctgcgagcgagaggcgcgaacTGTTGGACTCAGAAGGAGAGTCGTTCGAAGAGAGTGGCGAGGCAAGAGATCCCGAAGaggacagcgaaggcgaaaggAGACATTCGAGGCCCGACAcgagaaaaggaaagaaaACAGGAAGGAGAACGAACCGAGGGGACGAAGAAGGGATGGGTTTCccggctgtctccgcctctcgcgcctcgtctttctCCAGGTCGCGTGTAAAACACTGGTCGCGACAGGCCGCGCGTTGCATGCGCCTTGTGGAGAAACAGAAGAAATACAG AGGGAGACTCGATCGCCACCTCCGGAGCGCCTTCTCCGATACCTTccgcccgctgctgcagccgggCGCAGTTGTGCTTCTTGTTCAGACTTCGGATGCGGTTGCTGCGCCGATGCCTtgggagaaaaagaggaaaagagaaggcctcgaagcgacggcgccggaCAAAGCGAATGGCGACCGGCTGCCCCCTTTCTGCAGGACGGGAGAGGAAGATGAGGAGACTGAGGAGGACGCTCTCGGGGTGCTTCACGACTCGAGGgcgttcttcgcgctccGCTCTCAAACTGAGTTGTCTACTGGAGGCGCGGTTGGGAGCCcgggcagaagagagagcggcgaggccccTGAACatctttttccttttttttcgaagaaaaacgagcaGAAAACCTGCTGGGGATGGGGTCTCGTCCTTGGCGCCTCAGAAGTAAAAAACCTGCCGGGAGACAGTGCGGATGGGGGAAGAAAGAAG accgccgcacgcgaggTCTTCGTGGACTGCCTGGTGGCGTGTACGTttgtccgcgcgcgcgcttcgccgtcttcgaaGTTCGCCTGCGTCCCGCTGCCCTTCCAGTCCTCTTTGTCCTCCTCCGGTGGCTcgcctttctcctcttcgatGCCTCCTTGCGGATTCGAAGCCAGAGAggctgaagacgcggaggcgtgcGACGAGAACGCGACCAAAAGGGAGGGgagtgcgcagacgcgcttcGCCGAGTTTCTGCCTGGGGACCGAAGacaagcggaagaagacgaaatcgcgagaagccgcgcgtgGGCTGTTGAGGCCGCCGAGCAGGCAACGAAGGCCTGGGCagagcgcgtgcgaggcacACAGGTGACAAGACGGAAGAAGTTGCATGAAAGTGAAGAGGGGGGAAGAGAAGAACGGGAAGGcagcgaaagcgaagaagccaAAGTCCACATTGCCGTTCTTTCCTTCGGCGCCAGCTGCGTCAAAGCTGTATCCCAG ATTCACATTGATTTTCAGAATGGACCGGATCTCGACCtgcggcgcgaagacgagcggctgtctctcttcgtctccatGGCTGAAGCGCTGAGAactgctgcgcccgccgcgtttCCGCccccttcctcttcctctgcggcgccttctccctctcgcccgGGCGCCCGCATtcagcagaaagagagatACCAGGTTCACTTTGGAGGTCGGCgcaaggagaagaagggcggcgtGACAGATAAaaaggccgcagaggagaaagcgaaacccacctgcgcctgcggagtgCCCGCCCTGCACGGAGGGACCGACCTGTGCGTGCCGCTAGTTCCTCTCCTTGACTTAAGaaacgcggacgcgcggcttGAGGTCCTTCACGA GAGGTTGCGCGCAGTAAACGAGAAGCTACAGGAGACGCTTCGCGTGGCAATTTGTGGCGAACAAGCAAGCAGAGGCGCGCTTGAGAG ATTCTGCAGGTTCGTCGTTCTGCGCGCCGTTGTGCTTCCTCGCTTggagcgtctcgccgcgagggcccCCACGGCGTTgtttcgccgcgtcgagaagctgcagcacgcgctttttcttctcggtTTCCTGGAACTTGTTCAAGAGGAGACTCCACGCGAAGTCGCATCTCCCTCGGCGGACAGATACTTTCCTGTGCCTCTGGCTTCTTCATCTGCGGACTcctcggctgcctcgcccccccgctcgctgcgcacgACCCGCAAGGGAACTCTCGCTGGGCGCCTGTTTTACTTTGAAGAACGAGCTCTCGTTTTCGCCGAGATCCtcgactgcatgcgccagcgTCTGTCTACGCGTCTGCGGCACGCACCCGGAAAAGGCCtcagctccgccgccccctcgTGGTCCTGTTGTTCTTCTggctcttcctctgcgtcgccctctttgTCTGTCGTTTCTTCCCCTGCATCTTCTTCGTttgtgtctgcgtctgcatcttcttcttccgccgtgAGCAAGGTGATCAAGTCTGCGCCGTCCGCtgggcgagcagcgagcggccgcgagggacgacgcgggcgctcGGAGCCTGTCGCGCCGGACACGCCCCCAGACGACCTCGGGAactgtctctcgctctcgcccggGTCGGGAGTGccgacggaggaggaggcgctgcgcctcctctgggAGCCAGAAGAGAAGATGACTGCGGTTCTGGTGTCCTTCCTGCCTGCTGGCATCGACGCCCTCaccgtcctcgccgcggccgcggggctgtgcggcgacggccgcggcggagcgacggcgttcgagagagagagggaggagagagaggaagagcagagaaaacgcggaggcgagctgcgGGAGCGGGGCGACAGCGCAGACTCACTTCGCGTTGGAAAGCATGTCAAGCTCCAGGAATTCCAAATCGAAGAAGAACACGACCTCGGCCTGGCGACCCGAATCATTCAG actgcgtctgcgccgatTTCCGCGGCATGGAAGACCGTTGGAGTCCACGGAGAAGTCGTCGCGCGCATGACCTATGTCGATCGGCAG GCCATGCGAGATGTGTATCGATGGGTAAAGAGtgcagacgcctcgctggAGAACGAGGGCGGCTACGAGGCGCCTGAGCGCGTCTCCTTCACCCTGCG gcgcctcgcctctgcgttgcgagagacagacaaggcgctgctggcggcttACGGGCGCGACGACCTGCCCACTCTGTTGCTGCGTCGCTTTGTAAAGGTTCTTCTGCTCCTTCTagggagacgaagactcTAG